A single genomic interval of Nostoc commune NIES-4072 harbors:
- a CDS encoding efflux RND transporter permease subunit — translation MVKLHNSKSAREVFNISKLAIQFSWLTVSFWIAVTVAGVLAFSSLKYALFPDITFPVVVVNATAPLTTALDTEAKLTKPLEERLRSLEGLENIRSSTYPSQTAVALSFAVGTNLETSTKKVETALKQLTLPQGATSKIIPLNLNESAAISYAIESSTRNLTDLTELAKDEIVSAIAKLPGVLKVSLLGGATATPPVNPLNASAAIPQAGATLVRFNGQDALAFQVIKRGNANTLEVVSRVEKEVQRLRSSLKDVKLTLASTQAEYIRQATRSTIDALMEAILLSIVVIFPFLWNWRATLISALAIPTSLLATFIVMAIFGFNLETITLLALALVIGSIVDDAIVDVENIMRHVDDGETPRQAALLATNEIGLTVTAATLTAVAVFLPIGLMGGVIGQFFKPFGITVSAAMLASMLVARTLSPVLAIYWLKPKSSLSPRREANISVAFSQFYRNLLSWSLNHRKIVIGLAVLSFIAGIALIPLIPKGFIPKLDRGEFNIAYTAPLPSIPDLASKGAGAAGGEKLIPSSQSLVPNPQFPIPNPLNDSLEVAKKLEEVVRKSPAVETVFTTVGSREGEPNKGILYVKLKKDRTITTAELQDQFRSSLPTLSGVTTSVEDIQFVDSGGQKPLQIALRGNDLQALSKAVKAIKERIQRLPGFADVTVTGETNPQGTVFQIERLNNQRVAYVSANLGKDLSLGDATDKVVAEAKAVLPPNVSLNLGGDSASQGKVFNSFGSTLALSALCIVIVLILLFKSWVDPLVIGVSLPLALVGAMLALLITKSDFGMISLIGFVFLLGLANKNAILLVDYINQLRNAGLDRTEAILNTGLVRLRPIMMTTASTILGMLPIALGFGAGSELRSPMAVAIAGGLVTSTILSLIVVPVVYAILDDWFPRFRTRERS, via the coding sequence ATGGTAAAGCTTCATAACTCCAAATCCGCACGAGAAGTCTTCAATATTTCTAAATTGGCGATTCAATTTTCGTGGCTGACAGTGAGTTTTTGGATTGCCGTAACAGTAGCTGGTGTTCTGGCTTTCAGTTCCCTCAAGTATGCCTTGTTTCCAGATATTACATTTCCAGTGGTGGTTGTGAATGCTACAGCCCCCCTGACAACTGCCCTGGATACAGAAGCAAAGCTCACTAAACCCCTGGAAGAACGCCTCCGCTCCCTAGAAGGACTGGAGAATATTCGCTCATCCACTTATCCTAGTCAAACAGCCGTTGCCCTTTCTTTCGCGGTTGGGACGAATTTAGAAACATCGACCAAAAAAGTTGAAACTGCCCTCAAGCAGTTGACTCTACCTCAAGGGGCGACTTCTAAAATTATTCCCCTGAATTTAAATGAATCAGCCGCCATTAGTTATGCCATTGAGAGTTCCACACGGAATCTTACAGATTTGACAGAGTTGGCGAAAGACGAGATTGTGAGTGCGATCGCTAAACTGCCAGGAGTTCTAAAAGTCTCGCTGTTGGGTGGTGCTACTGCAACTCCTCCCGTAAATCCATTGAATGCGAGTGCAGCTATTCCCCAAGCAGGGGCAACATTAGTCCGATTTAATGGGCAAGATGCACTCGCATTTCAGGTAATCAAACGTGGCAATGCTAACACTTTGGAAGTAGTGAGTCGAGTTGAAAAAGAAGTCCAAAGGCTGCGGTCTAGCCTGAAGGATGTCAAACTCACTTTAGCTTCTACTCAAGCAGAATATATCCGCCAAGCCACTAGGTCAACAATTGATGCGCTGATGGAAGCAATCTTGTTGTCGATAGTGGTAATTTTTCCTTTTTTATGGAATTGGCGAGCCACTCTAATCTCTGCCTTGGCGATTCCTACGTCTTTGTTGGCGACGTTTATCGTCATGGCGATTTTCGGCTTTAACCTGGAAACAATTACCCTGCTGGCTTTAGCTTTGGTGATTGGTAGTATTGTTGATGATGCGATCGTTGATGTGGAAAACATCATGCGACACGTAGATGATGGGGAAACTCCTCGCCAAGCAGCGCTTTTAGCTACAAATGAAATTGGGTTGACAGTCACCGCCGCCACTTTAACAGCAGTAGCGGTTTTTCTGCCCATAGGTTTGATGGGCGGGGTAATCGGTCAGTTCTTCAAGCCTTTCGGTATTACTGTTTCAGCCGCGATGCTCGCTTCTATGCTAGTTGCTCGGACTTTATCTCCAGTCCTAGCTATCTACTGGCTGAAACCCAAATCCTCGCTCTCCCCGCGTCGAGAAGCAAATATATCGGTAGCGTTTAGCCAATTTTACAGAAACTTGCTGAGTTGGTCTTTGAATCACCGCAAGATAGTTATCGGATTAGCTGTACTCAGCTTTATCGCAGGTATAGCACTGATTCCACTAATTCCCAAAGGCTTTATTCCTAAACTCGATCGCGGTGAATTTAATATTGCTTATACGGCTCCTTTACCGAGTATCCCCGATTTGGCAAGTAAGGGAGCAGGGGCAGCAGGGGGAGAAAAATTAATTCCCTCATCCCAATCGCTAGTGCCCAATCCCCAATTCCCAATCCCCAATCCCTTGAACGATTCTCTTGAGGTTGCAAAGAAATTAGAAGAGGTTGTAAGAAAATCACCGGCAGTAGAAACGGTATTTACCACTGTTGGTTCCCGTGAGGGTGAGCCGAACAAAGGGATACTATATGTAAAGCTTAAAAAAGACCGCACAATCACAACTGCCGAACTACAAGACCAATTCCGCTCCTCATTACCTACTCTTTCTGGAGTAACTACTAGTGTCGAAGATATTCAATTTGTTGATTCTGGCGGTCAAAAACCCCTCCAGATAGCTTTACGCGGTAATGATCTCCAAGCCTTAAGCAAAGCAGTCAAAGCAATTAAAGAGAGAATTCAGAGACTACCGGGATTCGCTGATGTCACAGTTACAGGTGAAACGAATCCACAGGGTACAGTTTTTCAAATCGAGCGTCTGAATAATCAGCGCGTGGCTTACGTCAGTGCTAATCTTGGCAAGGATTTATCCTTGGGTGATGCTACTGACAAAGTGGTAGCTGAAGCTAAGGCGGTGTTACCCCCTAATGTTTCCTTAAATTTAGGAGGAGACTCTGCTAGCCAAGGTAAGGTTTTTAACAGTTTTGGCAGTACTTTAGCTCTATCTGCTCTGTGTATTGTCATAGTACTAATTTTGCTGTTCAAAAGCTGGGTAGACCCTCTGGTGATTGGTGTCTCTTTGCCTTTAGCGCTAGTGGGGGCAATGTTGGCATTACTAATTACCAAAAGCGACTTTGGCATGATCTCACTGATCGGTTTTGTGTTTTTGCTGGGGCTGGCAAATAAAAATGCCATCTTACTGGTGGATTACATCAATCAATTACGCAACGCTGGCTTAGACCGCACTGAGGCAATCCTCAACACCGGACTAGTGCGCCTCAGACCAATTATGATGACCACTGCCTCCACTATTTTAGGGATGCTACCGATCGCATTAGGTTTTGGTGCTGGTTCAGAATTGCGATCGCCGATGGCTGTAGCGATCGCAGGTGGACTGGTGACTTCAACTATCCTCAGTTTGATAGTTGTGCCGGTAGTCTACGCAATTTTAGACGATTGGTTTCCCCGATTTCGCACGAGAGAAAGAAGTTGA
- the hpnA gene encoding hopanoid-associated sugar epimerase gives MQVFVTGGTGFIGAHLVRLLLQQGYDVKALVRSSSNLENLRGLEVEIVKGDLNDPNLWQQMRGCQYLFHVAAHYSLWQTDRELLYHNNVLGTRNVLAAARKAGIERTVYTSSVAAIGVGSSGEVVDETHQSPLEKLVSDYKKSKFLAEQEAIQAFAKGQEVVIVNPSSPIGSLDIKPTPTGDIILRFLRRQMPFYLDTGLNFIDVRDVAWGHLLALQRGKSGDRYILGNQNLSLKELLEQLADITGLIAPQRTVPAWLPFSVAWVDENILAPLGKSPSVPLDGVRMAKQPMYYNAAKAVRELGLPQSPLKVALKDAVNWFVAQGYVNPSGEFKIQNSKFKIKDPTDQYWG, from the coding sequence ATGCAAGTTTTTGTCACTGGGGGTACGGGCTTTATTGGCGCCCACTTAGTACGGTTGTTACTACAACAGGGATATGATGTCAAAGCCCTGGTACGCTCAAGCAGCAATTTGGAGAATCTACGCGGTTTGGAGGTGGAAATTGTCAAAGGCGATTTGAACGATCCAAATCTCTGGCAACAGATGAGAGGTTGTCAATATCTATTTCATGTGGCAGCCCATTATTCCCTCTGGCAAACAGACCGGGAGTTACTCTACCATAACAATGTTCTGGGTACGCGCAATGTGTTAGCAGCAGCCCGCAAAGCTGGCATTGAGCGCACGGTTTATACCAGTTCAGTAGCGGCAATTGGGGTAGGATCATCTGGGGAAGTTGTGGATGAAACACATCAGAGTCCCTTAGAAAAGTTGGTGAGTGACTACAAAAAGTCTAAGTTTCTCGCTGAACAAGAAGCCATACAAGCCTTTGCTAAAGGTCAGGAGGTAGTTATTGTCAATCCCAGCAGCCCAATTGGCTCGTTGGATATCAAACCTACCCCGACAGGTGATATAATTCTGCGGTTTTTGCGTAGGCAAATGCCCTTTTACTTAGATACTGGTTTAAATTTTATCGATGTGCGGGATGTGGCATGGGGACATTTACTGGCTTTGCAACGGGGTAAATCAGGCGATCGCTATATCTTAGGTAATCAAAACCTAAGCCTCAAGGAACTACTCGAACAACTCGCCGATATCACAGGTCTAATAGCACCTCAACGAACAGTACCCGCTTGGCTCCCTTTTAGTGTTGCCTGGGTTGATGAAAACATTCTCGCACCCTTGGGTAAATCGCCCTCAGTGCCATTGGATGGCGTTCGGATGGCGAAACAACCTATGTATTACAATGCCGCCAAGGCTGTACGAGAGTTGGGTCTACCTCAATCTCCGCTAAAGGTGGCACTCAAGGATGCCGTGAATTGGTTTGTTGCTCAGGGGTATGTCAACCCCTCTGGGGAATTCAAAATTCAAAATTCAAAATTCAAAATTAAAGACCCCACAGATCAATATTGGGGTTGA
- the hpnH gene encoding adenosyl-hopene transferase HpnH: MAVNLQQAMDIGKYLVTQRLKGRKRFPLVLMLEPLFRCNLACTGCGKIQHPKEILKQNLTPEQCFAAVEECGAPVVSIPGGEPLLHPQIDEIVQGLIERKKYIYLCTNGLLLEKSLDKFQPSPYLTFSVHLDGMRELHDQCVDRKGVFDIAVKAIRAAKAKGFRVTTNTTIFEGTQPKDMQEFFDFLETLNTDGMMISPGYSYEWAPDQDHFLHREQTRTLFRQILAPYKAGEKNWNFNHNPLFLDFLTGEKDYECTPWGSPSYSVLGWQKPCYLLNEGYYSTFKELVAQTDWSQYGQNSGNPKCADCMVHCGYEPTAAMDAMQPQNMARALGSVFGRG, encoded by the coding sequence ATGGCAGTTAATCTACAACAAGCTATGGATATTGGGAAGTATCTTGTTACCCAGCGTTTGAAAGGACGTAAACGCTTCCCCTTAGTATTGATGTTGGAACCTCTTTTTCGGTGTAATCTGGCCTGTACTGGTTGTGGTAAAATCCAACATCCAAAGGAAATTTTAAAGCAAAATCTCACCCCAGAACAGTGCTTTGCCGCAGTGGAAGAGTGTGGCGCACCGGTTGTTTCAATTCCGGGGGGAGAACCGCTTCTACATCCCCAGATTGATGAGATTGTTCAGGGATTAATTGAGCGCAAGAAGTATATTTACTTGTGTACCAATGGCTTGTTGTTAGAAAAGAGCCTGGATAAGTTTCAACCTTCCCCTTACCTGACTTTTAGCGTCCATTTAGATGGGATGCGGGAGTTGCACGATCAGTGTGTCGATCGCAAAGGTGTTTTTGATATTGCTGTCAAAGCCATTCGTGCCGCTAAAGCTAAAGGCTTTCGTGTCACCACTAACACCACTATCTTTGAGGGTACCCAACCCAAAGATATGCAAGAGTTCTTCGACTTTCTAGAAACGCTAAATACTGACGGGATGATGATTTCTCCCGGTTACAGTTACGAGTGGGCACCAGATCAAGATCATTTTCTCCACCGAGAACAAACACGCACCCTCTTCCGGCAAATTCTGGCTCCTTACAAAGCTGGTGAAAAGAACTGGAACTTCAATCACAATCCCCTGTTCTTAGATTTTCTCACAGGTGAAAAGGACTACGAATGCACGCCTTGGGGTAGCCCTAGTTATAGCGTTCTCGGCTGGCAAAAACCTTGCTATCTGCTAAACGAAGGTTATTACTCTACCTTCAAGGAATTAGTGGCACAAACTGACTGGAGTCAATACGGCCAGAACAGTGGTAATCCCAAGTGTGCCGATTGCATGGTTCACTGCGGCTACGAACCCACCGCCGCAATGGATGCAATGCAACCGCAAAATATGGCGCGTGCCCTTGGCAGTGTGTTTGGCAGGGGGTAG
- a CDS encoding tRNA (cytidine(34)-2'-O)-methyltransferase yields the protein MPQVVLVNPQIPPNTGNIARTCAATGTELHLVGPLGFEISDRYLKRAGLDYWSYVQLHYHESLEAFKTLHQQRGGRWLGFSVRGSCNYVSFQFQPDDWLLFGSETTGLPPEILSDCDATLYIPMSQPGVRSLNLSVSVAISLFETRRQLGYLQ from the coding sequence ATGCCCCAGGTAGTTTTAGTTAACCCACAAATTCCTCCTAATACAGGTAATATTGCCCGTACTTGTGCTGCTACGGGTACAGAGTTGCATTTGGTGGGGCCTTTGGGATTTGAAATTAGCGATCGCTACCTCAAAAGAGCCGGATTAGATTACTGGTCTTACGTTCAACTGCACTATCACGAATCGCTAGAAGCCTTTAAAACCTTACATCAGCAGCGTGGAGGCAGATGGTTAGGTTTTAGTGTCCGTGGAAGTTGTAATTACGTCAGTTTTCAGTTTCAACCAGATGATTGGTTGCTGTTTGGTAGTGAAACTACTGGCTTACCACCAGAAATTTTGTCTGATTGCGATGCTACTCTGTATATTCCTATGAGCCAACCGGGGGTTCGCAGCTTGAATCTTTCAGTAAGTGTAGCAATTAGCTTATTTGAAACCCGTCGTCAGCTAGGCTATTTACAATAG